From Anopheles coluzzii chromosome 3, AcolN3, whole genome shotgun sequence, the proteins below share one genomic window:
- the LOC125907363 gene encoding uncharacterized protein LOC125907363, which translates to MAGPSGGGWGHGPPPVNKRGRQAPEWLDPANVHGELRYLILAPQKGFAIPKNAFLIEKSLSPFVGPIEPCVPMDQGARYLMKTRSREQFDKLLAIKKLIDGTPVEITSDRARNTVQCVMVTPCLDGLTDEEILAQIEGTKIVEVKRFMRKVDGAVKPTNAYLLRVDSVTVPEEVRVGCISVRTRPYYPRPMICFKCLIVGHTTARCNSAPACPNCSMPEHGSCNNPPRCKNCKGDHATLNRSCPVYLAEQNIIRIKVDNCISYPEARKIYSQIQELIEERDFFKSQVQSRRKDKNTENTDSNHSDSNHTDSNSDSNADANSSPNMETNVEQNIDTNNTNANNNTNTDANAATQKDSKTSTPIGPKRKASPSSSSYSTVDTTSEEKIPHGNNSTPSKTKSHKRGKRRSQKRKLGFRH; encoded by the exons ATGGCGGGCCCGAGTGGAGGCGGGTGGGGACACGGTCCCCCCCCAGTGAATAAAAGGGGTCGTCAGGCCCCCGAATGGCTCGATCCAGCGAACGTACACGGCGAACTGCGCTATCTGATTTTGGCGCCCCAGAAGGGTTTTGCCATTCCGAAGAACGCGTTTTTGATCGAGAAAAGCCTCTCGCCGTTCGTCGGTCCCATCGAGCCTTGCGTGCCGATGGACCAGGGCGCGCGATATCTCATGAAAACACGCAGTCGTGAGCAGTTCGACAAACTGCTTGCGATCAAGAAACTGATCGATGGTACCCCGGTGGAAATCACCTCTGACCGAGCTCGCAATACCGTACAGTGTGTGATGGTCACTCCGTGTCTGGACGGACTAACGGACGAAGAGATTCTGGCCCAAATCGAGGGAACAAAAATCGTGGAGGTGAAGCGGTTCATGCGCAAGGTGGACGGTGCGGTGAAACCGACCAACGCCTACCTACTACGTGTCGACTCGGTCACGGttccggaggaggtgcgcgttGGCTGCATCTCGGTGCGCACGCGTCCCTACTACCCCCGGCCCATGATATGCTTTAAATGCTTGATTGTGGGACACACCACGGCTCGGTGCAATTCTGCTCCAGCCTGCCCGAACTGCTCAATGCCGGAGCATGGATCTTGCAACAACCCACCCCGATGCAAAAACTGCAAAGGAGATCACGCTACCCTGAACCGCTCCTGCCCGGTCTATCTGGCCGAACAGAACATTATCCGCATCAAGGTGGATAACTGTATCAGCTACCCAGAAGCGCGCAAAATATACAGTCAG ATCCAGGAATTGATTGAGGAACGCGACTTCTTCAAAAGCCAGGTCCAATCCCGACGCAAGGACAAGAACACCGAAAACACCGATTCGAATCACTCGGACTCGAACCACACGGACTCGAACAGCGACAGCAACGCTGACGCGAACTCGAGCCCAAACATGGAAACTAACGTGGAACAGAACATCGACACAAACAACACTAACGCGAACAACAACACGAACACGGACGCAAACGCAGCTACGCAAAAAGACTCGAAGACTTCTACCCCGATCGGACCGAAACGAAAAGCCTCCCCCTCATCCTCATCCTATAGCACCGTCGACACAACAAGCGAAGAGAAAATTCCTCACGGCAACAACAGTACACCATCGAAAACAAAATCGCACAAAAGGGGAAAACGTAGATCCCAAAAGCGAAAACTAGGCTTTAGACACTGA